In Longimicrobiales bacterium, the following proteins share a genomic window:
- a CDS encoding lasso peptide biosynthesis B2 protein: MTRNPGALRAFLLITMFDAVLRLRGLQRGLALARRLGDTEPAGTWSAEQTEAVGRRVAFAAAFYPRRALCLEQSLALYVMLRKAGAPAVLRIGVRPVPFAAHAWVEIGGQAVNEPQDFITQLVPFPGLGG; this comes from the coding sequence ATGACTCGGAATCCCGGCGCGCTCCGCGCCTTTCTCCTGATCACGATGTTCGATGCCGTGCTGCGGCTGCGCGGGCTGCAGCGCGGGCTCGCGCTGGCCCGGCGCCTGGGTGACACCGAGCCGGCGGGGACGTGGAGCGCCGAGCAGACGGAGGCAGTGGGGCGGCGGGTCGCATTCGCAGCCGCGTTCTACCCGCGCCGCGCGCTCTGCCTCGAGCAGTCGCTCGCGCTGTACGTGATGCTGCGCAAGGCGGGCGCCCCGGCCGTGCTGCGCATCGGCGTCCGGCCGGTGCCGTTCGCGGCGCACGCGTGGGTCGAGATCGGCGGGCAGGCGGTCAACGAGCCGCAGGATTTCATCACGCAGCTCGTTCCGTTCCCCGGGCTGGGGGGCTGA
- a CDS encoding PqqD family protein, whose protein sequence is MIGLRKRGAATADVLMPGARLRARPTVVSAERDGRTVLLDLKSDRYYGLDETGSRFWALLSEGRTTEETARLLADEYDAPVDRLKSDATAFALRLAAAGLLEVQ, encoded by the coding sequence ATGATCGGACTGCGGAAACGGGGCGCCGCCACGGCTGACGTGCTCATGCCAGGTGCTCGTCTGCGTGCCCGTCCTACGGTCGTATCCGCGGAGCGTGACGGTCGCACCGTGCTGCTCGACCTGAAGAGTGACCGGTACTACGGCCTGGACGAGACGGGCAGCCGGTTCTGGGCCCTGCTGAGCGAGGGGCGCACGACTGAGGAGACGGCCCGTCTGCTGGCCGACGAGTACGACGCACCCGTGGATCGCCTCAAGTCGGATGCAACGGCCTTCGCGCTCCGGCTCGCGGCCGCCGGTCTGCTGGAGGTCCAGTAA